The following are from one region of the Neurospora crassa OR74A linkage group III, whole genome shotgun sequence genome:
- a CDS encoding V-SNARE: MAPPAEISIPTTSISTPSSESGGSSKPFTLYNITLRLPLRSFVVQKRYSDFLALHQALTSLVGSPPPEPLPAKNWFKSTVNSPELTEKRRVALERYLRAIAEPPDRRWRDTPVWRAFLNLPGGASGANAAASTAGSGSGIEGKIPAIGLKDANLAAASDPGTWLDLHRELKGALHEARVALGRRDGATENMTKLEAGAAAKRALVRAGSLLGALQEGLGVLKSSGRVGEGELRRRRDLLAAARVERDGLDKLSSSLAHASREAARQASVSGPSGSGSSSGEAGERAKLFAGSSGAGGGSVRGGRVLGAPLPETERTRELDNEGVLQLQRDTMRDQDMEVEALARIVRRQKEMGLAINDEVERQTNMLDNLNTNVDVVDKKLRVAKGREEDEENNDDDSLNRMMFIMSSEEGSVAEVVALPTTVAQGDQHEAIHRPRNGRLRLRRDQWLYELSLDDDGHDDHSSTKDEKKSRTASQQQQQGDEGKGKRNEGLRAKGRPSGSGGGGGEEGNMFDAFLLLCVKGVLAGVQGFWLLQWVLGRLSDVLTCVVEFGLLLLGQPSESFG; this comes from the exons aTGGCCCCCCCAGCCGAGATCTCCATCCCCACAACCTCCATATCCACCCCCTCTTCCGAATCCGGTGGCTCCTCAAAACCCTTCACACTCTATAACATCACTCTCCGACTTCCCCTCCGCTCCTTTGTCGTCCAAAAGCGCTACTCCGACTTCCTCGCTCTGCACCAAGCCCTCACCTCCCTTGTCGGCTCCCCGCCCCCCGAACCCTTGCCCGCCAAGAACTGGTTCAAATCCACCGTCAACTCTCCCGAGCTGACGGAAAAGCGCCGCGTCGCTCTCGAGCGCTACCTCCGCGCCATCGCCGAGCCGCCCGATCGTCGGTGGCGTGATACGCCCGTCTGGCGCGCGTTTCTGAACCTGCCCGGCGGGGCTAGCGGTGCCAATGCCGCCGCTAGTACTGCGGGTAGTGGCAGCGGAATCGAGGGGAAAATCCCCGCTATAGGCCTGAAAGACGCGAACCTCGCTGCTGCCAGTGACCCGGGCACGTGGCTGGATTTGCACCGCGAGCTGAAGGGCGCGCTGCACGAGGCGCGCGTGGcgctggggaggagggatgggGCGACGGAGAATATGACGAAGCTGGAGGCGGGCGCGGCGGCCAAGAGGGCGCTGGTTAGGGCGGGCAGCTTGCTGGGCGCGTTGCAGGAGGGCTTGGGGGTTCTGAAGAGTAGTGGACGGGTCGGGGAAGGGGAGCTCCGGAGACGAAGGGACCTGCTGGCGGCCGCGAGGGTGGAGAGGGATGGGTTGGATAAGCTCAGTTCGAGCTTGGCGCATGCGAGCAGGGAGGCGGCGAGGCAGGCTTCGGTTAGTGGGCCGTCGGGGAGTGGGAGTAGTAGCGGGGAGGCCGGGGAGAGGGCCAAGTTGTTTGCTGGGTCttctggtgctggtggaggatcggtgagaggagggagagtaTTGGGTGCCCCGTTGCCGGAGACGGAAAGGACTAGGGAGTTGGATAATGAGGGGGTGCTGCAGCTGCAGAGGGATACAATGCGTGATCAGGATATGGAGGTGGAGGCGCTGGCGAGGATCGTCAGGAGGCAGAAGGAGATGGGACTGGCTATCAACGATGAGGTTGAGCGGCAGACGAACATGCTGGATAACCTCAACACTAATGTTGATGTAGTGGATAAGAAGTTGAGGGTCGCCAAGGGACGG gaggaggatgaggagaatAACGACGATGATAGTCTCAACAGGATGATGTTTATCATGTCAAGCGAGGAAGGTTCCGTGGCGGAGGTTGTTGCTCTTCCTACCACGGTGGCGCAAGGAGACCAGCACGAAGCTATCCACAGACCCCGAAATGGCCGCTTACGACTACGACGGGACCAATGGCTGTATGAATTATCATTGGATGACGACGGACACGACGACCACAGCAGCACCAaagacgagaagaagagcaggACAGcatcacaacaacagcaacaagggGACGAAGGAAAGGGGAAACGAAATGAAGGATTGAGAGCAAAGGGTAGGCCCTCGggaagcggcggcggcggcggcgaagaaggtAACATGTTTGATGCTTTCCTTTTGCTTTGTGTCAAGGGCGTTCTCGCCGGCGTCCAAGGGTTTTGGTTGTTGCAGTGGGTGTTGGGGAGGTTGTCGGATGTGCTCACTTGCGTGGTGGAGTTTGGCCTACTTCTTTTGGGACAACCTTCGGAGTCATTTGGTTGA